ACCTATAGGACCAAGAAAACCTTTCGCAGTACAGTCCCAGCAGCAAAAGCCTGTTATTTTCCCTGTTTCCTGTTCTGCGGCAATAAGTACTGTTGGTGGGGCTGAAGATAATCCGACTTTTGCCTCTGCTTCCCAACCTTCACTGAAATTTTCTTTAATGAACGAGAGTACTCCGGGTGACTGGTGAGCGAGCGGCTTCCCTACCCAGATGCCCTTTACATTCTCAATTTCAGGGAGATTAAATAGCGGGACAAGAAGATCCGGCAATTCGACTCTATCCACCTGAAAGTAACATGTTACGAAGGAACATGAAGCTTTCGTTACCTGTGAAAGCGTAGATAGTGCTTAAAATGAGACCGAGTATTATCAGGACCATGATCACAGCCTTGCAAGCATCCTGCCCTTTGACTGCTCCGAGCTGTTTGGGCTCCATTCCGAGGTATGCGCTGGCTGCATAAAGTTCCTCACCGATAAGAGTGTAATCACAGGTTGTTATGAAGAATGGAAGCTGCGTCACGGCATCTGTTCCGGCAATCTGAATAGCTCCGGAAAGTGAACCTGTCTCGGCCAGAAGCAGTGATTCAGCCCAGAACATACCCAGATAGAAATTCGTAGCAGGCCTTTCCCTCATCATGATTCCGTTAACACCCGCGACAAACGCAAACTGGCTTGTGGTCAGGAAAAAGACAGAATCCGGATCGTACGCGTCAGGACGTCCCGCCTCAAGGTAAGCCTGCTTTACTGATTCTGTTGCCACGGTGTATACGATCGGATCACAGTTCGGAACCATCAAAGAAGTCTGGTATTCGGCGACTTTTCTCGCAACTCTCCCGAGAATGGTAAGGCTTGCGATAGTAGCAACATCGGATATGGTTGAAAGACCTGGGACATACAGTATAGGTTTGCCCATCTCGGTTGCTCTTCCAATCGCCTCATCAATAGCATCGATGCCGGCTATCGGTCTGAGGTACATCTTCGCGCCGCTCCGGGCTTTTCCGAAGTAGTAGAATATCAATATGATAAAAAGCAATCCCGCTATCAGAACCGATGTTTCATCGGTATTGATGAATTCCCCTTTTGAGGTTACGGGTGAGACAAAGACCTCACCGACAAGAGTATCTCCCGCCATAGTGATAACAGCCGGTCTGAACATATATCGGACGCCCGGTTCAATGATAAAATCAGGATCGTATCCGTCGACCAGAAATCCTCCTTCCAGAGGAAGAGCTTCTGAAAGGATAGGGTTCCAGTAATCATCCGGTTCATCAACCTGTTTCCTGTAGATAACACATGAAAGAAAATTATCTGTTTCTTCAATCGGAATTGATAGGTACAGGTGAAGGTGGTCTCCCGCATCGTTTGGACAGTCCTGCACATCAGTAATTTCTATTGCTGGCTGAAGAAGCATCAGAGCGGTGAGTACGATTGAATTTATCATTCGCAGACGTCCTTTTCACTGGTCACAG
This genomic interval from Candidatus Aegiribacteria sp. contains the following:
- a CDS encoding GNAT family N-acetyltransferase encodes the protein MPDLLVPLFNLPEIENVKGIWVGKPLAHQSPGVLSFIKENFSEGWEAEAKVGLSSAPPTVLIAAEQETGKITGFCCWDCTAKGFLGPIGTLEIVRGRGIGRALVLSCLGSMREAGYGYAIIGDAGPVDFFRSICDARVIEGSTPGIYGNPLN